Proteins encoded by one window of Candidatus Nitrosocosmicus hydrocola:
- a CDS encoding cupredoxin domain-containing protein — translation MTDWDLLMPGAGLTTVGAVGVTVALSGIAKTFMDGMHAVSILCMFFGLIFLTAGLFKDGFPTSKKAKTAAGIILILFITAGIIGAVQIGTKVPSIYQFMAIVLTISIPSIIIIIASYRKMAHFVKISAACVIVMIVGSGILISTIWMGVPVTATTEGENNATSTEETTIPKVVNTTIVPATIPAGASGQGNPSYEPAVIEAKKGEAIEWTNLDNVPHTVTSFADDGKSFDSSLIMMNEKYVLDTSTLTESEYEYFCTLHPFMKANFQLG, via the coding sequence ATGACAGACTGGGACTTGCTTATGCCTGGAGCTGGATTAACAACTGTCGGAGCGGTTGGTGTAACTGTTGCTTTATCTGGCATTGCTAAAACCTTTATGGATGGTATGCATGCTGTTTCAATTTTATGTATGTTTTTTGGCCTGATCTTTTTGACTGCAGGATTGTTTAAAGATGGATTTCCAACTTCAAAAAAAGCAAAAACTGCTGCAGGTATTATTCTCATTTTATTTATTACGGCTGGGATTATAGGAGCAGTACAAATAGGCACCAAAGTACCATCAATTTATCAATTTATGGCTATTGTTCTTACTATCAGCATTCCTTCGATTATTATAATTATAGCTTCATATAGGAAGATGGCACACTTTGTGAAGATTTCCGCAGCTTGTGTGATTGTAATGATCGTAGGTTCGGGAATTTTAATTTCTACAATTTGGATGGGAGTTCCTGTTACTGCAACTACAGAAGGTGAGAATAACGCAACATCTACAGAAGAAACAACAATTCCAAAAGTCGTGAATACAACTATAGTCCCGGCAACGATACCTGCAGGTGCATCTGGACAAGGAAATCCTAGCTATGAGCCCGCAGTTATCGAAGCCAAGAAGGGTGAGGCGATAGAATGGACTAATTTGGATAATGTCCCACATACCGTCACTAGTTTTGCAGATGATGGTAAGTCATTTGACTCGTCTTTGATAATGATGAATGAGAAATATGTTCTTGATACTTCGACTTTGACAGAATCAGAATACGAGTACTTTTGCACTTTGCACCCATTCATGAAAGCAAACTTTCAGCTTGGGTGA
- a CDS encoding class I SAM-dependent methyltransferase, giving the protein MNENFSDYLLDILNKSALSLMLSIGHRTRLFNNMSALPPSTVEEISTKSGLNSRYVKEWLGAMVTGKIIDYDPLRKTFHLPNDKAQYLTAKNNIYDFSASMQWIPILAQVEDEIIKCFYQGGGVPYSSYKRFHEVMAEESYQTVVVGLLNHIIPLVSGLDERLKLGISVLDVGCGRGKAINLLAKSYPKSKFTGYDFSKEAIQNASLEAKSMNNSNVEFRVQNLLTIEPSTKFDLITAFDVIHDQINPQRTLKFIFESLDDSGVFLMQDILSSTALDKNTNHPLGTFLYTISCLHCMSVSLSQNGAGLGAMWGKEKALELLRIAGFSNVSVNTLTHDFQNYYYVCKKY; this is encoded by the coding sequence ATGAACGAAAATTTTTCAGATTATCTCTTAGACATACTAAACAAAAGTGCATTGTCTCTAATGCTTTCGATTGGTCATAGGACAAGACTATTTAATAACATGTCTGCATTACCACCATCTACAGTAGAAGAAATTTCTACAAAATCTGGATTAAATTCTCGTTATGTTAAGGAATGGTTAGGCGCCATGGTTACAGGCAAGATAATTGATTATGATCCTTTAAGAAAAACCTTTCATTTGCCAAATGATAAAGCACAATATTTGACTGCCAAAAATAACATATATGATTTTTCAGCCTCGATGCAATGGATACCCATTTTGGCTCAAGTCGAAGACGAAATTATAAAATGTTTTTACCAAGGAGGAGGAGTACCATATTCTTCTTACAAAAGGTTTCATGAAGTGATGGCCGAGGAAAGTTACCAGACGGTTGTAGTCGGATTATTGAATCATATCATCCCTCTTGTTTCTGGGCTGGATGAGCGGTTAAAGTTAGGAATTTCTGTTCTTGATGTAGGATGTGGCAGAGGAAAAGCCATTAACTTACTAGCAAAGAGCTACCCAAAAAGCAAATTTACAGGCTATGATTTTTCCAAAGAAGCAATCCAGAACGCTTCCTTGGAGGCTAAATCAATGAATAATAGCAACGTAGAATTCAGAGTTCAAAATCTTTTGACAATAGAGCCATCTACAAAATTTGATCTCATCACAGCTTTTGACGTAATACATGATCAAATAAATCCTCAAAGAACATTGAAATTTATTTTTGAATCACTCGATGATAGCGGGGTTTTTTTGATGCAGGATATTCTATCTTCTACTGCATTAGATAAAAATACTAATCATCCTCTGGGCACGTTTTTGTATACAATTTCTTGTCTTCATTGCATGTCTGTTTCTCTTTCACAAAATGGTGCAGGCTTAGGCGCTATGTGGGGAAAGGAAAAAGCACTCGAATTACTAAGAATCGCTGGATTTAGCAATGTTTCAGTAAATACATTGACACATGATTTCCAAAATTATTACTATGTTTGCAAGAAATACTAA
- a CDS encoding PQQ-binding-like beta-propeller repeat protein, protein MTIVIFLASNVFQYAVSSSDELVIGESPLSVRPQLKTVSSSNDTLNSNASEFKNFETGMELENKNNWIFVNHDIFGTRNSNQTEIGKSNIDRLEVKWRLNNTFEIQEPPIIIDNFGYVQDYIGNIISFDTSNGDIKWKLETEGGPTMGLYYSDGVIYATIGTEAKIISIDAENGEIIWESPVLGDTSLGYAINSPPLLWKDYVLAGSGGSGLPPGEGYVRGNITALNKTTGDIIWNLETTTGEWIENEKNPPNGGATAWSGGSIDTDSGIAYIPLGSASPNFNASTRLTPNLYSNHMVAVDISSGNIKWATPFISHGTVLEINVPDSHDWDTSWGSSVSNVRFDNGTIKKVVIGHDKAGNLIAMDAISGNEIWWTTLGKQIGIDKAPAPDGTGMTWSHGVYNFHAVDNDTLYITSTNRGLNFFTDGISGHKEAPDESIEQGLVNGTIYAIELKNGNIKWKIDTDYPPRVSPMVSNEILYTGYIEFGNDERNGIVLALDKYTGEKLWEYNVDASISPVGPSIGNGMLFIPTEKVNQEDDVEEIGGSIVAFGLK, encoded by the coding sequence TTGACTATAGTCATTTTCCTAGCTTCAAATGTTTTTCAATACGCTGTTTCCTCTTCTGACGAATTGGTCATTGGCGAATCACCACTATCGGTTCGACCACAACTAAAGACAGTTAGCTCTTCAAATGATACTCTCAATAGCAATGCTTCTGAATTTAAAAATTTTGAAACAGGAATGGAACTTGAGAATAAAAACAACTGGATATTTGTTAATCATGACATATTTGGAACTCGAAATAGTAATCAGACCGAAATAGGCAAATCCAATATAGACAGATTGGAGGTAAAATGGAGGCTGAATAACACATTTGAAATTCAAGAGCCTCCAATCATCATTGACAACTTTGGTTATGTTCAGGACTATATTGGTAACATTATTTCCTTTGATACTTCAAATGGAGATATTAAATGGAAATTGGAAACTGAAGGCGGCCCAACTATGGGGTTGTATTACTCGGATGGAGTAATTTACGCAACAATTGGAACTGAAGCAAAAATAATCTCCATTGATGCTGAAAATGGAGAGATAATATGGGAATCACCGGTATTAGGTGATACTAGTCTTGGATATGCCATTAATTCGCCTCCGCTTTTGTGGAAGGACTACGTACTTGCAGGTTCAGGAGGCAGTGGGTTGCCACCTGGTGAAGGTTATGTTAGGGGTAACATTACTGCACTAAACAAGACAACCGGAGATATCATCTGGAACTTGGAGACAACAACTGGTGAATGGATTGAAAATGAAAAGAATCCGCCTAACGGGGGAGCAACTGCATGGTCAGGTGGTTCAATCGATACAGATTCAGGTATCGCATATATCCCCTTGGGTAGTGCATCTCCCAATTTCAATGCATCGACCAGGCTAACTCCAAATCTTTATTCAAATCACATGGTTGCAGTAGATATCTCCTCAGGCAACATCAAATGGGCAACTCCATTTATTTCACATGGCACTGTACTTGAGATAAACGTACCTGACAGTCACGATTGGGATACGTCGTGGGGTAGCAGCGTTAGTAACGTAAGATTTGACAACGGAACAATAAAAAAAGTAGTAATAGGGCACGACAAAGCTGGAAATCTGATTGCCATGGATGCCATTTCAGGAAATGAAATTTGGTGGACAACATTAGGTAAACAAATTGGAATTGACAAGGCGCCTGCACCAGACGGAACAGGCATGACTTGGTCACATGGTGTGTATAACTTTCACGCAGTAGATAACGATACTCTTTATATTACGTCAACCAATAGAGGTTTGAACTTTTTTACAGACGGCATTAGTGGACATAAAGAAGCACCAGATGAATCAATAGAACAGGGATTAGTGAACGGAACAATTTACGCCATCGAGTTAAAAAACGGAAATATAAAGTGGAAGATTGATACAGATTACCCCCCAAGGGTTTCTCCGATGGTCTCAAATGAAATACTTTACACCGGTTACATCGAATTTGGTAATGATGAAAGAAATGGGATTGTTTTAGCATTGGACAAATATACTGGCGAAAAGCTGTGGGAATATAATGTCGATGCTTCTATATCACCGGTAGGTCCTTCCATCGGAAATGGGATGTTATTTATACCAACAGAGAAAGTGAACCAGGAAGATGATGTAGAGGAAATTGGTGGTTCTATCGTGGCATTTGGTCTAAAGTGA